The following proteins are encoded in a genomic region of Nerophis lumbriciformis linkage group LG23, RoL_Nlum_v2.1, whole genome shotgun sequence:
- the LOC133622584 gene encoding uncharacterized protein has protein sequence MFSSPEEEEMSTKWSHITPERYRNDEEDVFDADGEEEIRPKKKCRKEKLQILIQAPPLPVLPPLNFPNSSEYQTTSASTSQYYTTPRHPGRPHSPARSSTYRLSPDRNHASSSSQYQTTPTSTSQYQTTPRSSRNALESELFQLNMKVQKLVENQGEIMRMLRGLAAQSVGPEAVDVQDLIEKPFETLEQLKTFSEQLDTDLLLRKQLVKALTALGGQNLADTVRTMLRKIATNKVLEQLGLRGKTGKVAFEDLPFYRIIIREEEELRGSDGEEGQREVYKGNGQ, from the exons ATGTTTTCGAGCCCAGAGGAAGAAGAAATGTCAACCAAATGGAGCCACATCACCCCTGAACGTTATAGAAACGATGAGGAAGATGTGTTTGATGCTGACG GCGAAGAGGAAATTCGGccaaaaaagaagtgcagaaaagaGAAATTACAGATCCTCATCCAGGCACCCCCACTGCCAGTGCTCccaccattgaactttccaaacTCCAGCGAGTACCAGACCACTTCAGCCAGTACCAGCCAATACTACACCACTCCAAGGCATCCAGGCCGACCTCACAGCCCAGCGAGAAGCAGCACTTACAGGCTCAGTCCAGACAGGAATCATGCATCCAGCTCAAGCCAGTACCAAACCACTCCAACCAGTACGAGTCAGTACCAGACCACTCCAAGAAGCAGCAGGAATGCCCTTGAAAGTGAAC ttttccaGTTAAACATGAAAGTTCAAAAACTAGTTGAGAACCAGGGAGAAATTATGCGCATGCTGAGAGGGCTGGCAGCACAGTCTGTGGGGCCAGAAGCTGTGGATGTTCAAGATCTCATTGAGAAGCCTTTCGAGACTCTTGAGCAGCTTAAGACCTTCAGTGAACAGCTCGACACTGATCTTCTGCTCAGAAAGCAGCTG gtgAAAGCTCTTACTGCTCTTGGTGGGCAGAATTTGGCAGACACAGTGAGGACAATGCTGAGGAAAATTGCCACAAACAAAGTCCTGGAGCAGCTTGGTCTCCGTGGAAAGACAGGCAAAGTGGCATTTGAGGACTTGCCCTTTtacagaataataataa gagaagaggaggaattaagaggaagcgacggcgaagaagggcaaagggaggtgtacaaaggaaatggacagtga